The stretch of DNA GTATCATTATTATATCaagaaaacaaattaaagaaaatacgAGCTAATTCAAATGGCATACTTTTTTTATACTCACTCAGAGATTACAGATTCAAATCTCAATCctaacttataaaaaaaaacgaATCAAAGTTCTCTAAAAATGCTTCAGACCATTCacatatttgaaaatttttatgagGTTTAATACtctattagtttttatagttttgtaaaatttttaattaagttcttatatttttttttctttaattgggtctttgcatcaaattttttgaatttttacacttttttttaatttgagtcCCTAGCACTCATTTTTTTTCAGTTGGGGGTCTCTATACAATTAAGCTAATTACTATTAAaagagacctaattgaaaataaattttggtgtaaggacccaattaaaagaaaaaaagtataagaacctaattaaaaattttgtaaaactatAAGAACCAacaagaataattaaaccttctcATGATCctgtttataaatttttgtgACACAAATAAGTTGTATATTTGTTTGggataaatcataaaaaataccCTCTTATTATTAAATCACTCAACGAACTTCCTTTAAAATTGTTAATgacaaaagtatttttaaaatagcatataatttgatctgaaattttatgaaaataatcaaaatatctaaataaCTATTTAGCATAAACCAAAATTTaatctataaattttttatctttaaaataattttttcatttaaaaaaatacaaaaaatattatttattataaaattactaaattttaatgATCAAAATTGTATTAAAATCTTATTTCTAAAATTCTTTTTGAGAATATAGATTATGGTTGGATATTCTTATCacattttaaaatgttttaagagtatttttaccgttaacaaattaaaaaatatcagtaatttgataattaaaagtattttttatgatttcctttttttatttatttctttaaaatgaCGTCAACATTAGAAAAAGAATGTGACAAACAGACAAATTGTTGCATTATAATTGGTCCATTAATAATGGGCTATTATATAGGCCTTGATGTTGGAGTTTTAGGTCACAACTACTAGTCTACCACGCAATTCTTCGTTATTTAACCTCCAATAATTGttttaggaaaaagaaaaaaaaaactccaaTAAATCTagaatagttatttttttttcttttctatttttattttctatggtTCGTTAACGACACATCTTTTGTTATAACTTTAAGGTTTACccgttttaaatttttaatgcatgtgTTGTCTTTCCAATTTGCATGAtgttttttgaatattttatttaaattgaataaactAGTTAAGTTTATGGTTTCATCATTTCATGAGTTGTACGATGcattaaacaatttaaaataatgaGAAAGGATGAAATGAagttttgagtgaaaaagaaaagacaaacaaaaagttatttgaaaataataaagatgGCAAAGTATTCTATGGAACTGTCACATAGAGCTCCATTCAATGGAATTGCAAAAAAAGTTATACATTCGCCTCAAcctgttattttatatttattcattttcaacaaaaaaaaattaatttcaaaagcaAGTCCAAACCTCAAAATTTTcgtatttttttcatttataaaataaaataattaattattttttcagaaaagattttttaactttatttttaaggttacgatttttttttttagattaagAGCAAGTTCGTCGCACCCCCGACGAACTTTATGATGAGTTCggcaaactatatatatatactggTGGAACCATTTTTGTTTGTCTATCTCTTTTTTCATTCTCTCTTCCAAATTTTTTCTGTTACTTTTTTCTGTCTTTTCGACATTCGTAAAATTTAGTGTGGGCGATTTTTTTAATTCCAGGTTAGTAAATAatagtgtattttttttatcttaattaaaattatttaatttactatttACATGTTAGATAAAATTGTTAGGTATAGATCGTTTGTAGGTTAGAATAACAGATTTATTGTTTGCATGTTAGTTAATTAGACGTATTTTTAAGTGTTGTTATGTTATGTAGATTATTTTATGTCGCCGTCTTTTAGTATAGTGGCTATTTATGAACATATTAAAGAATGTAGAAAACtatattattagataatttagtCAAAGGTATTAGAGTGCGTTGTGAATTAGTAGGTAATAAGTCGAATAATCAATTAGGTTAAGTTAGATAAGAAAAAAACGTGAGCAATAAAATTTAGGGTTGAGTTagttataaattaattagtaacatGACAACGTCAGTTAAATAGGATACAATTAACATTAGTAGGTTTAtaagctattttttatttagtttattttttaataatctagtgtgtgattttattttactagatTGTGTTTCGATGGAGCAGCAGTTATTGAGTTATGAGCATGAGATGTATAGATTGGATTACGTTGAGCACATCGCTGAGAGGCTTGATCGAgtggtataattttttaacctttttttttattttattgtgttgAATAAAAAGTGAACTTGCTATTGTATTTATTCACGGTacccttttttattattttttttcatttggtAGGCGCTTCGGATCTTGGGCACCAGACGAAATTTGATGACACGACCATCAGAGCAGATTAGGCCATATCTGAGACGAGTCGGGTTTGAGTACGTCACATATATGGTCGAGTTTGAGCATGATTGGTCTCTTGTCTCGACGTTGATAGAAAGGTGGAGGCTTGAGTCCCACACATTTCATTTACCGTGCGGAGAGATGACTATCACCCTGCAGGATGTGGTCTATCAGTTGGGACTCAGGATTGACGGTGATCCTATGAGTGGATGCATAGGTGGGTGGGAGCAGACCCACCAGGACGGACCATTGAGGAGTTATGTGAGCATATACTGGGTGCTGTTCCCGACCCAGAAGACAGACAGTCTCAGACGAAGTGGACTGTGAAGCTCATTTGATTCCACAACACGGTTTGTGGAGAGCTAGAGCAGGATGCCATAGAGGAGCGCCTAATGAGGTATACGAGAGGATACATCATGCAGTTGATAGGTGATATCCTCATCCTCGATGCATCTAACTCTTGAGTGCATATCAGGTGGCTTCCCCTGCTGGAGGACCTTGATGCGTGTGACCGATTGTCGTGGGATTCGGTTGTGCTGGCATGGCTGTACCGCCAGATGTGCCAGCCCGATGGGTTTGATACTTTTAGCTAGTTTGTTGGGGACCTATTTAAATATCTTTGGTGAGACAATTTACATAACTTTTTATGAATAAAGTTTTAGTTGCTTTATGTATGTTTTTTTAGTGTGATTAAATAaggtgagtgatttgcttcGCTTGTTATATGAAGAAAATTGAAGGGTCCAACACTATGGTGATTATGCGTGGTGGTTTCTTCAACTTCATCCCTTTGATTTAAGTTGTCAAGGACAggttctttgaaggtctagtaAGAAATTCCTTCCGGTGAGGTTTCTTATAGGTCTAGTAAAAAAAAtccttatttatctttttatgttTTCGCTGTGTATTTCTGGTTGCGTCTTTTCTCCATCTCTTTCTTATCCTTTTATCTttcgttttaaatttttatcatcGATGATAAGAAATTTGAACGAAAGATAAaggaataagaaaaagatggagAAAGGACGCTTCAGAAAAGACACAACGGAAACATAAAAGAATAGATAAAGATTTTTCTATTAGACCTCTAAGAAACTTAttcttagcaacctaggtcacCGGAAGGGATTCCAtactagaccttcaaagaaccTATCATTGACAACTTAGATCAGAGGAATGAAGTTGAAGAAACCACCACACAGAATCACCATAGTGTTGGACCCTTCAATCTTCTTCATGTAACAAGCGAAGCAAATCACTCATCTCACTtaattacacaaaaaaaaacCTGCATAAagcaatttaaaattttatttatcaaaagttATGTAAATTGTCTCATCAAAAGTTTTTAAATAGGTCCCTAACAAACtagctaaaagataagataagataacttaatttaaaactcctaaagataagataactaatttaaatcagatttgatcttattggattagatcatatttgatttaaattttaaaattctaaagatatattaactaatttaaatcaggtTTGATCTTATTatattagatcagatttgatttaaatttaaatccttaaaaatactactaaataaattagaagtaaatcaaatctttcaacaaactctaacagcaaaacaaattaaaataaatgtctaaaaaattcaaaaattaataataaattatgcctCTCAATGAATTTGAAAAGTTGTATTGTGTAAACCCcggttaaattagtaaataattagtcaataaattaatttataataaggAGGATTAtaaatgtgaatattatattaaattaggatagagctcatcgaaacgaaaattttgacaccaatttcgaAGAAAACagtccaagattggaccgaacgggccgaACCGGTTGAACTGGACGCGAACTGGGCTATCAATTCAACCGGACCAGCCCTTTTAAGTGAACCCAAAGCCTTTCTTCCCTTCACTTTAACAGAAACGAAGCTTTCAGCTTTCAGGGAAGGGAAGGACGAGAACTTCGCCGAAAACCCTTACAGTGGTTCCGATCCCCGTAACTTCTCCGTtcgagctccgattgccgcaccgtttgtggccacgcgtccaccgcgtcgagctctacattTTTACTGGAACAATTTTCACTGGTAACTTGCTTAATCACTCTCAGCTTTCTCTTCCcccaatttttgaattttaaatggAAATGTTGAGTTTCTTTGATttctgatgttttaggatccaattagcttgagaaaaacgttcactcttgcttatgttatgaatgtgtattaggttgtgaataaataattggagcttaaaattgtgaatattggaacttggaggaagctgATTAGTTGAATTTTGAATGGGCTGCCTTGgttttaaataatttactttGGTCGTTAcgtggaaatcggccaaggtatggtttaggtttcttggatttaatatataattttctatgaaaacttaggctagatgaccataggataagttggaatgCAGGTGTACGTTTAATGTTTAGTAATTTGTCGATGAATATATTTGGTTAAGTTTATtggataattagttattaattttggatgGTGAATGTTGTTATGTTAATCTAGAGAGAATCATGGTTGaatgttattgttgatgaacATAGTTGGTTAGGTACTTGTTGATTAACTAATAATTTGGTGAATTACTGATTGAGGTATTTTGTGTTAGACGCCTAGGATTAGTGAACTATGATccttagttgaattttggttgtggGATTTGAATATTGTATGAGTATAATTGTTGATCTGAGATAGATTTATTGTGGTGACTgttatgatgatgaggaagggtatgttgaattgaaaagaaagcaggtttggacccgaaaagggtggcaaagtccgagttttagaggaggtgttgccaaaattttataaaaattagagattttgtttatatgattatctaaaaagatttagattcaaaggttatatggtttgatttagagttattaagaaaatgagtatgtttttaagtttgaagtttgattcttagaaaagaatgaattatgttttgaattggaactATTGATGGACGGAATGAGAGGTGTGATAATGAAGGATAAGGATTGAATATGTTTAATGTATGATGATGAATTAGATGcaattgagaatgatgtggatgttgatgaattataattgaattatttatatgacttatgaatttgaatgatctgagatacgagattcctTGGATAAAGTGCCGtagcttgccaccacgtgtagcAGGtagaaaactcgatactctgttgaccctacgacgtaagtgtgaccgggcactatataaattcccgggaatgttacccccattgagcaatattgattatttgagataaAGCTATGTatagactcatggggatgcacgtcgggggacaatctaagtacaattcagacttgtcgggttggctggataaccgacagatgagcctcatcagtcataggacaggcatgcatcatatgcatattacttgaattacttgcttgtGCTTTAATTGGGTGTGTCTAAATGTACTTGTCATGTTAAATGTGTATTTGTTACTTGCAGTatttgtaaccttcttgtgcttgcctttaTCTGTTTAAATGTCTGTGAAATGCATGATGGAGTTGGAGGTTTGGAGGAATGGCAGCATGAGATTTAGATGTAAAATTAAGCTAGTTAGGCTTAGATACTCTtagaaaaccaccttttatggcttctgtttaatactttaagctctacaatctgagtgtcggcgttctaggtttgcctctggcattcccaagaccttatatattatgtgtgtggcacctttaccatactgagaacatCTTCCAcataacttattcttttttatcctcCTAGAGGTGTATGGAGAGGCaggattttgtttatgtatatttgggttttggatatgtatatatatgtatatatgtgtgtataTTCTCCGACCAGTCttgacttcgcaggctgagtcaggagctcgttattttgtatctttgactCTCTGTTCCTGTTTTGGGTTACTTTACACTTGACAGCTGTAgctttcttagcacgcaagttaactcgttccttgagcgttgcgcttttatttttgcgatttttatttcctctattcttcaaggctcttaacatattataattcttctgctattatgagtactcattttattttagaggttgtaataACATACCACCActgttttacgacttaagcgtaaagcttaatgtggtagggtgttacattatggtatcagagcagttcgttcctatagagcctgaaAGACGGACTGATTGtacttctgtgcattctctgtatatgtgtttatgtgctattaggatatctgaATGATATATATGGCATAAACGTttgtgagcatgcatttggaactTAAAGCATTAGACCTGcaatattgagactgatcaacttaatatcacttgtttggtgtgtatagggaccAGATGTCGACTTGCGGACGCGGTCGCAGGCGAGGTAGAGGTAGGACAGGCACCATTACTCCTGCTCCTATAGGGACTGATCCAGTAGACTTTATGGCTGCCCTGGGTAATCAGATAAATCAGGGTAATCATGGGAACAATAATGATGAGGGCGGTCCAATGACACTTGCTAAATTTCTGAAAGTTCACCCTCCGACTTTTAGGGGAACCTCAAATCCCACTGATGCAGATAATTGGATTCAGGCTATGGAAAGGGCGTTGCAGGCCCAACAGGTTCCTGAAGAGCAATGGGTTGAATTTGAAACTTATCAGCTACAAGGTGAGGCTCAGTATTGGTGGCAGGGAACACGACGTATCCTGCAGCCTGATGGtgctgcaattccttgagagatttTCCGGGCAGAGTTCTGTAAGAAATATTTTCCTAATTCAGCTAGAAATGCcaaggaacttgaattaatgCAGTTAAAACAGGGACAGATGACTGTTGCTGAGTATACTAGTAAGTTTGAGGAGTTGTGTCGCTTTTCTCGTATCTGTCAAGGGGCACCAAAAGATTTTGCCGAATGGAAGCGTATTAAGTATGAGGGAGGTCTTCAGAGTGATATTCTGAGCTTTGTTGCCCCAATGGAGATCAAGGTATTTTCTAAATTGGTGAATAAGAGTAGGGTGGCTAAAGATTGTGTGAGGAAGGCAACAGCAGAGAAAGAAAGTTTGAGGGTGCCTTTTCAGAGACCTTCAGGAAGGAACTTTGATTCGAGAGGTAGGAATTTTAAGCGTGGAGGCTCTGTTCCACAGTAGACTCAGGGTCAAGGTAATTACAGAAGGCTGAATACCAATGTTAATCAGGGAAGAAGGTTTGGGAAGCAGCCACAGCAGGATCTGAATTGTCAGAGGTGCGAAAGGTATCATCCTGGAGTTCCGTGCAGAGTAGGACTTGGAGTATGCTATTCCTGTGGACAGCCCAGACATAGGGCCACTAATTGCcgagagaagaagaagtatgAGACTGGTAGGGTGCAGCAGCCAGGGAGAGTATACACCACTTCTACCATAGGtgctgagggatctgagacacttaTTAGAGGTAATTGTGAAATGGCTGGTAAAatcttaaatgctttatttgattcaggAGCAAGTCattcatttattgcatttgaaAAGGCCCATGAATTAGGATTGAGAATGGTGGTTTTAcgttttgatttgaaaatatataatgcTACTCATGAAGCTATGGTGACTAGGATAGGATGTCCACAAGTTCCCTTTCGAGTACAACAGCGTGAATTTGTGcatgatttgatttgtttgCCTATGATTGGTCTTGATCTCATTTTGGGATTGGATTGGTTATCCAAGAATCATGTTTTGCTTGATTGTTCTGAGAAGTCAGTACAGTTTATGCCGGAAGGGTCAGAAGCACCGGTTGTGGTGAATAGTTACTATTTGAATTATATGATAGTAAACTGTTCTGGAACTGAATGTCTGGGTATTATGTTATTAATTACGGGAGTATCAGGTGATGATCAGAGTTTAGAGCAGATTCCTGTTGTATGTGAATTTCCAGATGTGTTTCCGGATGATATTAATGAATTCCCACCTAACTGAGAGGTTGAATTTGCAATCGAGTTGGTACCTGGACCCGGTCCAATTTCAATTACttcttataggatgtcaccttTAGAAATGGCTAAACTGAAGACTCAGCTGGAAGATCTGTTGAGTAAGCATTTTATCCGACCAAGTGTTTCTCCATGGGGAGCGCCATtgttactggtaaagaagaaagatgggaggATGCGGCTGTGTGTCGATTATCGGCAATTGAATAAGATCACTGTGAAGAACAAATATCCGTTGCCTAGAATCAATGATCTAATGGATCAGTTACAGGATGCCGATGTGTTTTCTAAGATTGATCTGCAATCCGGATATCATCAGATAAGGGTTAGTGATGAGGATATTCCGAAGACTGCTTTCAGGATGCGTTATGGTCATTATGAATATACAGTGATGTCTTTTGGGTTAACTAATGCCCTGGCAGTATTTATGGATTATATGAACAGGATTTTTCGACCGTATCTGGACAAGTTTGttattgtcttcattgatgacattctTGTTTATTCTAAGACTGAAGAGGAGCATGTTGATCACCTGCGAACTGTGCTGCAAATTCTGAGAGATAGGAAGTTATATGCTAAGTTATCTAAATGTGAGTTCTAGAAGAGTAAAGTGAAGTTTCTCGGCCACGTGGTGAGTAAGCTGGGAATAGCTGTGGATCCTGCTAAGGTGGAAGCAGTGATGAATTGGGAGCGACCAACTTCAGTGACAGAGATCAGGAGTTTCTTAGGTTTTGCAGGGTATTATCGCAGATTCATTAAGGGATTTTCACAGCTCGCCTTACCTTTGACTAAGTTGACTAGGAAGGATACGCCTTTTATTTGGTCTCCAGAATGTGAAGAGAGCTTCCAAGCATTGAAGCACAGATTGACGACTGCACCCGTGTTAGTATTACCTGAATCAAGTGAACCGTTTGAAGTGTACTGTGATGCATCACTGAAGGGTTTAGGGTGCGTTCTGATGCAGCACCAGAATGTTGTGGCATACGCCTCACGGCAGTTAAGGCCGCATGAAATGAACTATCCGACACACAATTTGGAACTTGCTGATGTTGTGTTTGCTTTAAAGATTTGGAGGCACTATCTCTATGGTGTTAAGTTTCATATTTTCTCATACCATAAGAGTTTGAAGTATCTTTTTTAGCAGAAGAAGTTGAATATGCGTCAGAGGAGATGGATGGAGCTTCTAAAAGATTAtcattttgaattgaattatcatCCAGGAAAAGCGAACGTTGTGGCGGACGCTTTGAGTCGGAAGTCTTTATATGCAACTTGGATGATGCTACAGGAGGAAGAATTACTAAGGGCATTTCAAGGTTTGAATTTGGGAATTAGAGAAGAATATGGAATCCTGTGTTTTAGTCAGTTGCAGATTTCAAGtgattttaaattagaactTCTGAAGGCTCATTGAGATAGTGAAGcgttacgtaaggtattaccaGCAGTTGAACAGGAAAAATAGTGGAGAGTGTCAGAAGGTCAGGATGGTTTATGGAGGTTCAAGAACCGGATTATTGTGCCTAATGTTGGAGACCTGTGACAGAGTATCTTGAAGGAAGCTCATAAGAGTGGGTTCTCAATTCATCCAGGGAGTACTAAAATGTATCAGGATTTGAAAGcgatgttctggtggccagggatgaagaatgatgtggcattGCATGTATCTAAATGTTTAACGTGTCAGAAGGTTAAGATTGAGCATCAGAGACCATCAAGGACCTTCAgcctttagagattccacaatggaaatGGAAGAGTA from Arachis duranensis cultivar V14167 chromosome 4, aradu.V14167.gnm2.J7QH, whole genome shotgun sequence encodes:
- the LOC107482539 gene encoding uncharacterized protein LOC107482539 — translated: MTVAEYTSKFEELCRFSRICQGAPKDFAEWKRIKYEGGLQSDILSFVAPMEIKVFSKLVNKSRVAKDCVRKATAEKESLRVPFQRPSGRNFDSRGKKVWEAATAGSELSEVRKPRHRATNCREKKKYETGRVQQPGRVYTTSTIGAEGSETLIRGNCEMAGKILNALFDSGASHSFIAFEKAHELGLRMVVLRFDLKIYNATHEAMVTRIGCPQVPFRVQQREFVHDLICLPMIGLDLILGLDWLSKNHVLLDCSEKSVQFMPEGSEAPVVVNSYYLNYMIVNCSGTECLGIMLLITGVSGDDQSLEQIPVVCEFPDVFPDDINEFPPN